One Cucurbita pepo subsp. pepo cultivar mu-cu-16 chromosome LG09, ASM280686v2, whole genome shotgun sequence DNA window includes the following coding sequences:
- the LOC111801999 gene encoding cation/H(+) antiporter 4-like: MSLIKHNSTANGTNQICLSVLPFVNSDGLWANAHSYQWWLNSSLPLLELQLVVFGLMMITIQLLLKRLGASKISSQILTGMIFGCSWGAFDEAKFKLFRIDSEEVLGLLSYFGYTLYLFITAVKMDIRMTMQTGKKAWIIGMPSVLVPLFCGLFVCSFLHKGLTVEEIRKLPLMTSLQSMISFPVIASLLNELKIVSTELGRLGLSSALVADIFSLISMLTTKQLTRESAAKVYYSFGALFVQVFLVSFLFRPAVIWILKRTPEGKPVSRGSTQGVFVLVLLSSMTSTVLGHSVILGPYLLGLAIPDGGPAGYSFVEKMESFVSDFFVPLFAITCSLKVDLSKLFIAYGAAFTRVTVILAFITSVVKFSCVFLGSLYCQLSTRDSLVLSLILSCKGVVELAFTSLYTEYRVISKGTMGWITFFIFLLATFAPIGVKCVNDLSRKQASNQNRSIMHMSPNSELRILACIHKNENIYGLIHLLNITCPTPDNPISVYVLHLIALVGRSSPVFISHRQEDKPIGDQPAYSENVIVSFEHLEQENSGAVYAECFTTVSPSKFMHNDVYKLAMDKFTSLIILCFHRTWTSDGLIDQEDNTMRHLNCSVIEKAPCSVAILADKGRLGSLASMASVGRGKCKYSVCVIFLGGSDDREAISFAKRMARDSEIDLTVLKLGSAVDDGSSKWDKILDSEVIKDFKTTFLGDGRVRLIEEESEDGPQTALRLREIVNQYDLMIVGRRKGLESSSPQTSGLSEWNEFPELGVLGDLIASLDINTRTSVLVIQQQK; encoded by the exons atgTCGCTGATTAAGCATAACTCCACGGCAAACGGGACGAACCAAATTTGTTTGAGTGTGTTGCCTTTCGTAAACTCAGATGGTTTGTGGGCAAATGCTCATAGCTATCAATGGTGGCTCAACAGTTCCTTGCCTCTCTTGGAATTACAGTTGGTTGTGTTCGGTTTGATGATGATAACTATTCAGCTGCTTCTCAAGCGTCTTGGGGCCTCCAAAATTTCCTCTCAAATTTTG ACTGGAATGATATTTGGTTGTTCCTGGGGCGCGTTTGACGAAGCAAAATTCAAGCTTTTTAGGATTGACAGTGAAGAGGTGTTGGGATTGCTATCATATTTCGGGTACACGCTATATTTGTTCATAACAGCAGTCAAAATGGATATCAGAATGACTATGCAAACAGGCAAGAAAGCATGGATAATTGGAATGCCTTCAGTTCTTGTGCCTCTATTTTGTGGTCTTTTTGTGTGTTCTTTTCTCCACAAAGGCCTAACTGTTGAAGAGATAAGAAAGCTCCCATTAATGACTTCACTGCAAAGTATGATCTCATTTCCAGTGATTGCTTCACTTTTAAATGAGCTGAAAATCGTGAGCACAGAACTTGGTCGTTTGGGGCTGTCCTCAGCATTAGTTGCAGACATATTCAGCCTAATTTCTATGTTAACTACAAAACAACTGACACGAGAGAGTGCTGCAAAAGTGTATTATTCATTTGGAGCATTGTTTGTTCAAGTTTTTTTGGTGTCATTTTTGTTTAGGCCTGCAGTGATTTGGATTCTGAAACGAACACCTGAAGGGAAGCCAGTGAGCCGTGGTAGTACCCAAggagtttttgttttggttctgCTTTCTTCTATGACATCTACTGTTTTGGGGCACTCAGTAATCTTAGGGCCTTATTTGTTGGGATTGGCCATTCCTGATGGAGGCCCTGCGGGATATTCTTTTGTTGAGAAGATGGAATCCTTTGTTTCAGATTTTTTCGTGCCACTGTTTGCCATTACTTGTTCTCTCAAGGTGGATTTATCCAAGCTTTTCATAGCATATGGGGCTGCTTTTACAAGAGTTACCGTAATTCTTGCCTTTATAACTAGTGTAGTCAAATTCTCGTGTGTCTTTCTTGGCTCATTGTATTGTCAGCTGAGCACTAGAGATTCCTTGGTGCTGTCCCTCATTCTCAGCTGCAAGGGTGTTGTTGAGTTGGCCTTTACCTCACTCTACACTGAATACAGA GTTATCAGCAAAGGGACGATGGGGTGGATCACATTTTTCATATTCCTTCTTGCAACCTTTGCGCCAATTGGAGTGAAATGCGTGAATGACCTTTCAAGGAAACAAGCAAGCAACCAGAACAGGAGCATCATGCACATGAGCCCCAACTCAGAGCTGAGAATCCTTGCTTGCATTCACAAAAACGAAAACATCTATGGCTTGATTCATCTTTTGAACATCACATGTCCAACCCCAGACAACCCCATCTCGGTTTACGTGCTCCATCTGATCGCGCTCGTGGGGCGGTCGAGCCCCGTGTTCATTTCCCACAGACAGGAAGACAAGCCAATTGGGGACCAACCGGCCTACTCAGAAAATGTCATCGTTTCTTTTGAGCACTTGGAGCAGGAAAATTCAGGCGCAGTGTATGCTGAATGCTTCACCACAGTCTCACCAAGCAAGTTCATGCACAACGACGTATACAAATTGGCAATGGACAAGTTCACATCCCTCATAATATTGTGTTTCCACAGGACATGGACAAGTGATGGGCTGATAGACCAAGAGGACAACACAATGAGACATTTGAACTGCAGTGTCATTGAGAAAGCGCCTTGCTCGGTGGCCATTTTGGCTGACAAAGGGCGTTTAGGGAGCCTGGCTTCCATGGCATCAGTAGGGCGTGGGAAATGCAAGTATTCAGTCTGTGTGATATTCTTGGGAGGGAGTGATGATCGAGAGGCCATTTCATTTGCAAAACGAATGGCAAGGGACTCAGAGATTGATCTAACAGTCCTGAAACTTGGGTCGGCAGTGGATGATGGGTCCAGCAAATGGGACAAGATCCTTGACTCTGAGGTGATCAAGGACTTCAAAACGACATTCTTGGGGGATGGGAGGGTGAGGCTCATAGAGGAAGAGAGTGAAGATGGGCCTCAAACAGCGTTGAGACTCAGAGAAATAGTGAATCAATATGATCTGATGATcgtaggaagaagaaaagggttgGAGTCATCATCGCCTCAAACATCAGGGCTAAGTGAATGGAATGAGTTTCCAGAGCTGGGAGTTCTTGGGGATTTGATTGCATCACTTGATATCAACACAAGAACTTCTGTCTTGGTAATACAACAACAGAAGTAG
- the LOC111801907 gene encoding probable protein phosphatase 2C 76, producing the protein MVCSYNIRNVISWAGHVGIINRRVQINSIWRSLPSNLGFVHTWKREYRTSLMMMVDTGASENRRPIVDKHPEKNEDGGYASGGWKSDDGKLSWGYSSIRGKRATMEDFFDIKMSKVDGQTVCLFGIFDGHGGSRAAEFLKDHLFENLMKHPNFLMDTKVAISETYQRTDAEFLSLEKETLRDDGSTASTALLVGNHLYVANVGDSRAIISKGGEAIPLSEDHKPNRTDERRRIEKAGGVVMWAGTWRVGGVLAMSRAFGNKMLKQFVVADPDIQDLEVDKDVELLILASDGLWDVVRNEDAVLVAGKEEEPEAAARKLTEAAFTRGSADNITCIVVKFHHDDAGPAAETREID; encoded by the exons ATGGTATGCAGCTACAATATCAGGAATGTGATTTCTTGGGCTGGACATGTAGGAATAATCAACCGAAGGGTTCAAATCAACAGTATCTGGAGGAGCTTGCCTTCAAATCTTGGATTTGTTCACACCTGGAAGCGTGAATATAGAACGAGTCTCATGATGATGGTTGATACGGGTGCATCAGAAAATCGCAGGCCGATTGTTGATAAGCATccagagaaaaatgaagatggTGGCTATGCCAGTGGAGGGTGGAAAAG TGACGATGGGAAACTTAGTTGGGGGTATTCAAGTATCAGGGGGAAGAGGGCAACCATGGAAGATTTCTTCGATATTAAAATGTCGAAGGTTGATGGTCAAACGGTTTGCCTTTTTGGCATCTTTGATG GCCATGGTGGATCTCGTGCCGCAGAGTTTTTGAAAGACCATCTCTTCGAGAATCTGATGAAGCACCCAAATTTTTTGATGGATACCAAAGTAGCTATCA GTGAAACATATCAACGGACCGATGCTGAATTTTTAAgtttggaaaaagaaactttaaGGGACGATGGCTCCACTGCTTCAACAGCTTTGCTAGTTGGCAATCATCTCTATGTTGCCAATGTTGGCGATTCGCGTGCTATAATATCAAAAGGAGGTGAAG CAATCCCTCTTTCTGAGGACCACAAACCAAATAGAACTGACGAGCGGCGGAGAATTGAAAAGGCCGGTGGTGTTGTCATGTGGGCTG GCACTTGGAGGGTAGGAGGTGTGTTAGCAATGTCCCGCGCTTTCGGTAACAAGATGTTGAAGCAGTTTGTTGTTGCAGATCCTGATATTCAG GATCTTGAAGTAGACAAGGACGTCGAGTTGCTTATTCTCGCAAGCGATGGTCTTTGGGATGTGGTTCGCAACGAG GATGCAGTACTAGTTGcagggaaggaagaagaacctGAGGCAGCTGCTCGGAAGCTAACCGAAGCAGCATTTACCCGTGGTAGCGCTGACAATATAACATGCATTGTGGTGAAGTTTCATCATGATGATGCAGGTCCTGCTGCCGAAACTCGAGAAATCGACTAA
- the LOC111802710 gene encoding probable WRKY transcription factor 53: MENLGEWERKNLQNELLKGKEFARQLRVHLNVRPSTSSMAAAASSSSSYDGVELLVQKILSSYEKALSLLSSTKSPSSLNANPRSEDSDHIAQTNAASRKRNILPTWTLKFQVTPGMALEGSLDDGFSWRKYGQKGIFGAKHPRGYYRCTRRNLQGCVATKQVQRSDDDPTIFKITYRGNHTCSQVSNLGTTPAAPEFQQQNRRIDQNLVQSQQTSPDALLNSWASLRIITENLDTVHEPILFPPFSYDPTSSYEAADRIESTSTVDMNFTEFSPSFLSPTKCGSGVSYFSGSSSEMSEGFIGNQKLESQPRKSELPEIFSSPTSGVNSRTLGLDFPSGELQMEPSFTFDNTTFFS; this comes from the exons ATGGAGAACTTGGGGGAATGGGAGCGGAAGAATCTTCAAAATGAGCTGCTTAAAGGGAAGGAATTTGCGAGGCAACTCCGAGTTCATCTCAATGTGAGACCTTCAACTTCATCcatggctgctgctgcttcttcttcttcttcatatgATGGTGTAGAATTATTGGTTCAGAAGATTTTATCTTCATATGAGAAGGCGCTGTCATTGCTCTCTTCAACTAAATCTCCTTCCTCTCTTAACGCAAATCCAAGGAGTGAAGACTCTGACCATATTGCCCAAACAAATGCTGCTTCTCGTAAAAG GAACATTCTTCCAACTTGGACACTGAAATTCCAAGTTACTCCAGGAATGGCCCTTGAAGGCTCTCTTGATGATGGCTTTTCTTGGAGAAAATACGGTCAAAAGGGGATTTTTGGTGCCAAACATCCCAG AGGCTATTACCGATGCACACGTAGGAACCTCCAAGGTTGTGTAGCAACCAAACAAGTTCAACGTTCCGATGACGATCCGACTATCTTCAAAATCACATATCGAGGAAACCATACTTGCAGCCAAGTGTCCAACCTTGGTACTACACCTGCAGCACCAGAGTTTCAGCAACAAAACCGTAGAATTGATCAAAATTTGGTGCAAAGCCAACAAACATCACCTGATGCTCTCTTGAACTCATGGGCATCCTTAAGAATCATAACGGAAAACCTTGACACAGTTCATGAACCAATATTGTTCCCACCTTTTAGCTACGATCCCACATCAAGTTACGAGGCTGCAGACCGCATCGAGTCGACATCAACTGTCGACATGAACTTTACAGAGTTTTCGCCTTCGTTTTTGTCCCCAACAAAGTGTGGTTCTGGGGTGAGCTATTTCTCTGGGTCCTCAAGTGAGATGAGTGAAGGATTTATTGGGAATCAGAAGTTAGAGTCGCAGCCAAGGAAATCTGAGTTACCTGAGATATTTTCATCACCAACTTCAGGTGTAAACTCTCGAACTCTTGGCTTAGACTTCCCATCTGGTGAGCTTCAAATGGAGCCAAGTTTCACTTTTGACAACACAACTTTCTTCTCCTAA
- the LOC111802262 gene encoding abscisic acid receptor PYL8-like codes for MSGSGGFSSLERECIRRHHSHEPAENQCSSVLIKRIKAPVPLVWSLVRRFDQPQKYKPFISRCVVQGNLEIGSLREVDVKSGLPATTSTERLELLDDDKHILSIRIVGGDHRLRNYSSIISLHSEIIDGRPGTLVVESFVVDTPEGNTKDETCFVVETLIKCNLKSLADVSERLAIQDWTEPMV; via the exons atgagtgGTAGCGGTGGATTCAGCAGCTTGGAGAGGGAATGCATTCGGAGGCACCACAGCCACGAGCCTGCTGAGAATCAGTGCAGCTCCGTGCTCATCAAGCGCATCAAAGCTCCTGTTCCCCTT GTTTGGTCTTTGGTGAGAAGATTTGACCAGCCCCAAAAATACAAGCCATTTATAAGCAGGTGTGTAGTGCAGGGGAATCTTGAGATTGGAAGTCTCAGAGAAGTTGATGTCAAGTCTGGGCTCCCTGCCACCACAAGCACCGAAAGGTTGGAACTTCTTGATGATGATAAACATATTCTTAGCATCAGGATAGTTGGTGGTGATCACAGGCTTAGG AACTACTCTTCAATAATTTCCCTCCATTCAGAGATCATAGATGGAAGGCCAGGGACTCTTGTGGTTGAGTCATTTGTGGTGGACACTCCTGAAGGAAACACAAAGGATGAGACGTGCTTCGTTGTAGAGACGTTAATCAAATGCAATCTCAAATCTCTTGCTGATGTCTCAGAACGGCTTGCTATTCAGGATTGGACTGAGCCTATGGTTTAA
- the LOC111802761 gene encoding RNA polymerase sigma factor sigE, chloroplastic/mitochondrial-like — MGVVTVSSSAARSPLRLGAIFSNHNSSSKRPSIVAFKVDKHTDTTLVSPHEQVILPVESNNRNQKRSGKTSKSLKRVKAVFIDEATPCTWDVDYYEAAAKLENIFKLSSVTEDTDVECEDGRPKRRQQRRKKPDKRPGDGIVRNHTRRIKRLDLDKRIALKSNKEDKATPSLRKQKDTVSEADETDDLVRNYPASTDMVSLDWKKMKIPPVLSSSEHTRLFKLVQPMKELIQVQEELQKELGREPTEGELVDATNMNVIQVRRQLEVGRAARNNLIKHNLRLVLFVINKYFEDFATGPKFQDLCQAGVKGLMTAIDRFEPKRRFRLSTYALFWIRHAIIRSMTLSSFTRVSFGLDSVRVDIQRAKLELSCEHHRLPTEEEIIAKVGISPERYLEVMRAIKPVYSLHSRHSTTSEEFINAITDVEGTGGDNQRQPALLRLALDDVLDSLKPKESLVIRQRYGLDGKGNRTLGEIAGNLNISREMVRKHEVKALMKLKHPARVDYLRRHLI, encoded by the exons ATGGGAGTTGTGACTGTTTCAAGCTCTGCAGCACGATCTCCTCTTCGGCTGGGCGCAATATTCTCCAATCACAATTCGTCATCGAAAAGACCATCGATTGTTGCTTTTAAAGTGGATAAGCACACTGACACTACTCTGGTCTCACCTCACGAGCAAGTGATCCTGCCTGTGGAGAGTAATAACAGAAACCAGAAAAGATCAGGAAAAACAAGCAAATCTTTGAAGAGAGTTAAAGCTGTCTTTATTGATGAAGCTACTCCCTGCACTTGGGATGTGGATTACTATGAGGCTGCTGCTAAACTTGAAAACATATTCAAGCTTAGCTCTGTGACAGAGGATACCGATGTGGAATGTGAAGATGGCAGACCGAAAAGACGCCAGCAAAGGAGGAAAAAACCAGACAAGAGACCAGGTGATGGCATAGTCAGGAACCATACTAGGAGGATTAAGCGACTAGATCTAGACAAGAGGATAGCATTGAAAAGTAACAAGGAGGACAAAGCAACTCCTTCAttaaggaaacaaaaagataCTGTAAGTGAAGCTGATGAAACTGATGATCTTGTTAGAAACTACCCTGCGTCAACTGATATGGTAAGTTTGGActggaaaaaaatgaagattccTCCTGTTCTTAGTTCATCAGAGCATACCCGTTTGTTCAAGTTGGTTCAACCAATGAAG GAACTTATTCAAGTACAAGAAGAGCTGCAGAAAGAGTTGGGAAGAGAACCAACTGAAGGAGAATTGGTCGATGCAACAAATATGAATGTAATTCAAGTGAGGAGGCAACTGGAGGTTGGTCGTGCTGCCAGAAACAATCTCATCAAG CATAATCTTCGCCTTGTACTGTTTGTGATCAACAAATACTTTGAAGATTTTGCAACTGGTCCAAAATTTCAAGACCTTTGTCAAGCAGGTGTCAAGGGACTCATGACAGCAATCGACCGCTTTGAACCAAAGAGGAGATTCCGGCTATCAACTTATGCTTTATTTTGGATAAGACATGCTATTATTCGGTCAATGACTCTCTCAAGCTTCACACGTGTCTCATTTGGACTCGACTCG GTAAGAGTTGATATTCAAAGAGCTAAACTTGAGTTATCATGTGAGCATCATAGATTACCAACAGAGGAAGAGATTATTGCAAAAGTTGGCATCTCGCCTGAGAGGTACCTAGAAGTAATGAGGGCTATAAAACCAGTTTACTCTCTCCATTCTAGGCACTCGACTACATCAGAAGAGTTTATCAATGCGATCACTGATGTAGAAGGTACTGGAGGTGACAACCAGCGGCAACCAGCTCTTCTGAGGCTTGCTCTTGACGATGTG CTTGATTCTCTTAAGCCAAAGGAGAGCTTGGTGATCAGACAAAGATACGGTCTTGACGGGAAAGGAAACCGAACATTAGGTGAGATAGCAGGAAATCTAAATATTTCAAGAGAGATGGTGCGGAAGCACGAAGTTAAAGCTCTGATGAAGCTCAAACATCCTGCAAGAGTGGATTACCTTCGTCGGCATTTAATCTGA
- the LOC111802392 gene encoding transcription factor SPEECHLESS-like: MVASLAQFFQPNQEFVDNTTPHLQGDDLFSIFESLESVAEFTMIADDIEPTKDGEETTSLVFSETELEASPKTKRLKTTTTTTMAKASPLEEANPDGTQRISHITVERNRRKQMNEHLSILRTLMPCFYVKKGDQASIIGGVVEYIKELQQVLQSLEAKRQRKVYSEGLSPRVVSSPRPNLQMSPRKPPLSPRLNLPISPRTPQPTSPYTKPPRLQQPPTATASSGCTTNMANNNNNNNSLEPSPCNSSSTTYSSIDNANNGNNDLVANSKSGIAEVEVKFTGPNVVLKTVSPPIPGQAVKIISALEHLSLEILHVKITTLDQTMINSFTIKIGIECQLSAEELAHQIQQTFC; this comes from the exons ATGGTTGCTAGTTTAGCTCAATTTTTCCAACCAAATCAAGAATTTGTCGATAATACAACTCCCCATCTCCAAGGAGATGACCTCTTCAGTATCTTTGAGAGTTTGGAGAGTGTTGCCGAGTTCACTATGATCGCGGACGATATCGAACCAACCAAAGACGGCGAGGAGACCACAAGCTTGGTCTTCTCCGAGACTGAGCTCGAGGCTTCGCCGAAAACAAAGCGATTGAAGACGACTACGACAACGACGATGGCAAAGGCTTCTCCCTTGGAGGAAGCAAACCCTGATGGAACTCAAAGAATTTCCCACATTACGGTGGAGCGCAACCGTAGGAAGCAAATGAACGAGCATTTGTCCATCTTGAGGACACTCATGCCTTGCTTCTATGTCAAAAAA GGAGATCAAGCTTCAATAATTGGAGGGGTGGTGGAATACATCAAGGAGTTGCAACAAGTTCTTCAATCATTGGAGGCCAAGAGGCAAAGGAAAGTTTATAGTGAAGGGTTGAGCCCTAGGGTAGTTTCAAGTCCAAGGCCTAATTTACAAATGAGTCCAAGAAAACCACCACTAAGTCCTCGCCTTAACTTGCCAATTAGCCCAAGAACTCCACAACCCACTAGCCCTTACACCAAGCCTCCAAGGTTGCAACAACCTCCCACCGCCACCGCAAGCAGCGGCTGCACCACCAATATGgctaacaacaacaacaacaacaactcaTTAGAGCCATCCCCTTGTAATTCATCTTCAACCACATATTCCTCCATTGACAATGCTAACAATGGCAACAATGATCTTGTGGCCAATTCAAAATCAGGCATAGCTGAAGTTGAGGTGAAGTTCACAGGTCCAAATGTGGTTTTGAAGACAGTTTCTCCTCCAATTCCTGGGCAAGCTGTGAAGATCATTTCTGCACTTGAGCACCTCTCCCTTGAAATTCTCCATGTCAAGATCACCACACTTGATCAAACCATGATTAACTCTTTCACAATTAAG ATTGGAATTGAATGCCAACTTAGTGCGGAGGAACTGGCTCACCaaattcagcaaacattctgCTAA
- the LOC111801901 gene encoding arabinogalactan peptide 22-like: MAVLRACFGIYAVIIAIFYVVMLPVSRAEHASSPAPAPTSDGTAIDQGIAYILMLLALALTYIIH, encoded by the exons ATGGCTGTTTTGAGGGCTTGTTTTGGAATCTATGCTGTGATTATTGCTATCTTTTATGTTGTCATGTTGCCTGTATCTCGAGCTGAGCATGCCTCTTCTCCAGCTCCGGCTCCCACTAGCGATG GCACCGCAATAGACCAAGGCATAGCATACATTCTAATGCTGCTGGCTTTAGCGCTCACTTATATCATCCATTGA
- the LOC111801900 gene encoding uncharacterized protein LOC111801900 encodes MLDLKMDVEEVRHKVELSDVCKCNELKLRCERAEKKCEELELTIQTKKIECELLQGQLKNLESEKSAIEEELAVRMEKGREPGQQVSCAGDGKPICFEDGNKGAVNLIGKTDVENEVVQLLIENNVLAVEKKKAESEAEMWKDKFKKLEIKISKLDESFVLEDDGPVLSGRLEGGTGSPLSPEARVLDCVASNHHSLRKDIRDLQAGTPPNGSPHHHTVSLERGKKSRCIESYFKHGNQVRKQLNLEEESPIKKMAPLTPAVSRPLYGIINIEDSDDEPTIAKSSNNQKKNEECVSAAQDLSGCGCTSSEEKISNENKLSGTKNVEIMEAFSDDFIFNSTPKRKRASNIITSDTETDDDDNVPICKLKRMPIQKTNHTQVSLELNDGPATTTSACDKVVDSATPARRRLVSLRHCYEKVSGKKYPASQIINIDNGMKDVEDELEDIVSEQDTESESLDRFIVDSSDASDVGSAQSEDLSNGSEGYEEIISKLGRRKKELKWEYEADMLAAFGKDPELCMKAVCALYRQQTSEEKVSKESLFSNKRGFSKFDAIKGTRLAEFLTDGDPQGNLNKSVRELEEYDPNAINLCRKLATHYSKQLFEIYGNKEDPFFLPA; translated from the exons ATGTTGGATTTGAAGATGGATGTGGAGGAAGTTAGACATAAAGTAGAACTAAGCGATGTATGTAAGTGTAATGAATTGAAATTGAGGTGTGAAAGAGCTGAAAAGAAATGTGAAGAGTTAGAATTGACGATTCAGACAAAGAAGATTGAGTGTGAATTACTTCAAGGCCAATTGAAGAATTTGGAGTCAGAAAAGTCAGCAATTGAAGAAGAGCTAGCTGTTCGGATGGAGAAGGGTCGTGAACCGGGGCAGCAGGTTAGTTGTGCTGGAGATGGAAAGCCAATTTGTTTTGAGGATGGAAACAAAGGAGCTGTGAATTTAATTGGTAAGACTGATGTGGAAAATGAGGTTGTTCAGCTTCTAATTGAGAATAATGTTTTGGCtgttgagaagaagaaggctgAAAGTGAAGCTGAGATGTGGAAAGATAAGTTCAAAAAATTGGAGATTAAGATCTCGAAGTTGGATGAAAGTTTTGTTCTCGAAGATGACGGGCCAGTGCTTTCTGGGAGGCTTGAAGGGGGAACTGGATCACCCTTGAGTCCCGAAGCTCGTGTTTTGGATTGCGTGGCCTCTAACCATCATTCCCTCCGTAAAGATATTAGAGACTTGCAAGCAG GAACACCTCCAAATGGTTCACCACACCATCATACTGTTTCCCTTGAGAGAGGGAAGAAATCCCGTTGTATAGAATCTTATTTCAAGCATGGAAATCAAGTTAGAAAACAGTTGAATCTTGAAGAAGAGAGCCCCATAAAAAAGATGGCACCATTAACTCCAGCTGTTTCTAGACCTTTATATGGTATCATTAACATTGAGGATAGTGATGATGAACCGACTATTGCCAAATCGTCTAATAATCAGAAAAAGAATGAGGAATGTGTTTCAGCAGCTCAAGATTTAAGTGGATGTGGATGTACTAGTTCTGAGGAGAAAATAAGCAATGAAAACAAATTGAGTGGTACGAAAAATGTGGAAATTATGGAAGCTTTTAGTGATGATTTCATCTTTAATTCTACACCCAAAAGGAAACGGGCTTCTAATATTATAACGAGCGACACTGAAactgatgatgatgataatgttCCAATCTGCAAATTGAAGAGAATGCCAATTCAGAAAACAAACCATACACAAGTAAGCTTAGAATTGAATGATGGCCCTGCTACTACTACTTCTGCATGTGACAAAGTTGTGGATAGTGCAACCCCTGCAAGGCGGCGTTTAGTATCATTAAGACATTGCTACGAGAAAGTAAGTGGAAAGAAATACCCTGCAAGCCAAATCATTAATATCGATAATGGAATGAAGGATGTTGAAGATGAACTGGAAGATATTGTGTCAGAGCAAGATACTGAGAGTGAAAGCTTGGATCGATTTATTGTTGACAGCTCCGATGCTTCAGATGTTGGAAGCGCTCAGTCAGAAGATTTATCAAATGGCAGTGAAGGGTATGAAGAGATAATATCTAAGCTAGGGAGGAGAAAAAAGGAGTTGAAATGGGAGTATGAGGCTGATATGCTCGCAGCTTTTGGTAAGGATCCTGAATTGTGTATGAAGGCTGTGTGTGCTCTTTATCGACAGCAAACTTCTGAGGAAAAAGTTAGTAAAGAATCATTATTTTCTAACAAGAGAGGATTCAGCAAGTTTGATGCTATCAA GGGCACTAGGTTGGCTGAGTTCCTCACGGACGGCGATCCGCAAGGCAATCTCAACAAATCTGTTAGAGAGTTGGAGGAGTATGACCCAAATGCCATTAACCTCTGCAGAAAGTTAGCAACGCATTACTCCAAGCAGTTGTTCGAGATATATGGAAATAAAGAAGATCCTTTCTTTCTACCAGCATGA